One Lactobacillus sp. ESL0785 DNA window includes the following coding sequences:
- a CDS encoding flavocytochrome c: MKPGTYDVKAKGHGSSFMPMKVTLSEDKIKDIKIDSSGETKGVADEVFARLPKQIVANQTLNVDAVSGATISSNGVISGVAQAIEQAGGDAAEWQNRAKPSNADSEDVEYTTDVVVIGAGGAGLAAAARTIQNDKKVIVLEKYPQIGGNTTRAGGPLNAAEPDWQKQFKALPGEKESLVKLAATPLTDIDPEYQADFKKLQQQINDYVQSNGDYLFDSVLLHEIQTYLGGKRTDLNGHEIHGNYALVTELVNNVLDSVKWLTDLGVKFDRSDVTMPVGALWRRGHKPVEPMGYAFIHVLGDWIKAHGAKVLTETRAKHLIINNGQVTGVVAKQENGSQVTIKAQKVILTSGGFGANTPMVQKYNTYWKHIDDDIATTNSPAITGDGIALGQEASAQLIGMGFIQLMPVSDPKTGELFTGLQTPPENFIMVNQKGARFVNEFAERDTLAQAAIANGGLFYLIADEKIKDTAYNTTQESIDAQVAAGTLLKADTLEELAQKAGMDPATLVATIKKYNSYVDAGKDPEFGKSAFHLKCEVAPFYATPRKPAIHHTMGGVKINTKAQVLNDHEQVISGLYAAGEVAGGLHAGNRLGGNSLADIFTFGRIAADTACSEIETTDTATGASEH; encoded by the coding sequence TTGAATGTTGATGCTGTCAGTGGGGCAACAATTTCTAGTAATGGGGTAATTTCTGGTGTTGCGCAAGCGATTGAGCAGGCTGGTGGCGATGCTGCCGAATGGCAAAACCGTGCTAAACCAAGTAATGCTGACAGTGAAGATGTTGAATATACAACTGATGTGGTTGTGATTGGTGCCGGTGGTGCTGGTCTTGCAGCCGCAGCGCGCACAATTCAGAATGATAAAAAAGTTATTGTTCTAGAAAAATATCCGCAAATTGGTGGTAATACTACTCGTGCTGGCGGCCCATTAAATGCTGCAGAACCAGATTGGCAAAAGCAATTTAAGGCTCTTCCGGGTGAAAAGGAAAGCTTGGTTAAGTTAGCTGCAACACCACTTACTGATATCGATCCAGAATATCAAGCAGATTTTAAAAAGTTACAACAACAAATTAATGATTATGTTCAGTCTAATGGGGACTATCTATTTGATTCTGTTTTATTACATGAGATTCAGACTTATTTAGGTGGTAAAAGAACGGACCTAAATGGTCACGAAATTCATGGCAACTATGCTTTGGTTACAGAATTAGTTAATAATGTTCTGGATTCAGTTAAGTGGTTGACTGATCTTGGCGTTAAATTTGACCGCAGTGACGTAACGATGCCTGTTGGTGCATTGTGGCGCAGAGGTCATAAACCAGTAGAACCAATGGGTTATGCGTTTATTCACGTTCTTGGTGATTGGATTAAGGCTCACGGTGCCAAAGTTTTAACTGAAACTAGAGCCAAGCATTTAATTATCAATAATGGTCAAGTTACTGGCGTAGTTGCTAAGCAAGAAAACGGCAGTCAGGTAACAATTAAAGCACAAAAGGTAATTCTAACTTCTGGTGGCTTTGGTGCTAACACACCAATGGTGCAGAAGTACAATACCTACTGGAAACACATTGATGATGATATCGCAACAACTAATTCTCCGGCAATTACAGGTGATGGCATTGCTTTGGGTCAAGAAGCTAGCGCACAATTAATCGGCATGGGCTTCATTCAATTAATGCCGGTTTCTGATCCTAAGACGGGTGAATTGTTTACGGGTCTGCAAACACCACCTGAGAACTTTATCATGGTAAACCAAAAGGGTGCGCGGTTTGTTAATGAATTTGCGGAACGTGATACTTTAGCTCAAGCTGCAATTGCCAATGGTGGTTTGTTCTATTTAATTGCTGATGAAAAAATTAAAGATACAGCTTATAACACAACGCAAGAATCGATTGATGCTCAAGTTGCTGCTGGAACATTGTTGAAGGCAGATACGCTTGAAGAATTAGCGCAAAAAGCAGGAATGGATCCAGCTACTTTAGTAGCAACGATTAAAAAGTATAATTCCTATGTTGATGCTGGTAAAGACCCAGAATTTGGTAAGAGTGCTTTTCATTTGAAGTGTGAAGTAGCGCCGTTCTATGCTACTCCACGTAAGCCAGCTATCCATCATACAATGGGTGGTGTGAAGATTAACACCAAAGCGCAAGTTCTTAATGATCATGAGCAAGTAATTAGTGGTTTGTATGCTGCTGGTGAAGTCGCCGGCGGCTTGCATGCTGGTAACCGACTAGGCGGTAACTCACTAGCTGATATCTTTACTTTCGGTCGGATTGCTGCGGATACAGCTTGCAGTGAAATTGAAACAACTGATACTGCAACTGGCGCCTCAGAACATTAA
- a CDS encoding glycosyltransferase family 8 protein, translating to MTIPVFYSISDDFTKYAAVSLNSLIKHASSDKDYTVYFLSQDLSKAHQQDLRNLGTNNVHIDFLTIDDQIVAPIQNRQENYLRADFFTMSIFYRLFIPDLFPQYDKAIYIDSDTIVNDDIAKLYETELDNNLFAACTDSSIQYVAKMVAYIKDVLALDPKTYINSGMLILNCKAFREEGFISHFMKLLEQYHFDCIAPDQDYLNEICDGRILHLDPKWDAMPNDNTEPLEHPSLIHYNLFFKPWHFTNIQYEQYFWASAKETKFYPELQAELDNYTDSEREIDRHKLDFMLTKEDKTIKDPHNWAQVKKQGPVTL from the coding sequence ATGACAATTCCCGTTTTTTATTCTATCAGTGATGACTTCACCAAATATGCGGCAGTTTCACTTAATTCGCTAATTAAACATGCTAGTTCCGACAAAGATTATACTGTTTATTTTCTTAGCCAAGATTTATCAAAAGCTCATCAACAGGATCTTCGTAATTTGGGCACTAACAACGTCCACATTGATTTTCTAACAATTGATGATCAGATTGTTGCCCCTATCCAAAATCGCCAGGAGAACTATCTCCGAGCTGATTTTTTCACGATGTCAATTTTTTATCGTTTGTTCATTCCGGACTTGTTTCCCCAATATGACAAAGCAATTTATATCGATAGTGACACGATCGTCAATGATGACATTGCTAAGCTCTATGAAACTGAATTAGACAACAATTTATTTGCGGCCTGCACAGATTCATCAATTCAGTATGTTGCCAAAATGGTTGCCTACATTAAAGATGTTTTAGCACTTGACCCGAAAACATACATTAATTCAGGTATGTTAATCCTTAACTGCAAAGCATTCCGTGAAGAAGGCTTTATCAGCCACTTCATGAAACTACTAGAGCAATATCACTTCGACTGTATCGCTCCAGATCAAGATTATCTTAATGAAATCTGTGATGGTCGCATTTTGCATCTTGATCCGAAGTGGGATGCCATGCCCAACGACAACACTGAACCGCTTGAGCATCCCAGCTTAATTCACTACAACCTCTTCTTCAAGCCATGGCACTTTACCAATATTCAGTATGAACAATACTTCTGGGCCAGTGCCAAAGAAACCAAATTTTATCCTGAATTACAGGCAGAACTTGATAATTATACCGACAGTGAACGTGAAATTGACCGCCACAAGCTTGATTTTATGCTCACTAAAGAAGATAAAACAATTAAGGACCCACATAATTGGGCTCAAGTAAAGAAACAAGGACCTGTTACTTTATGA
- a CDS encoding glycerate kinase: MKIVIAPDSFKGSLTAAEVANAIKQGMQPILPQAEYVLVPMADGGEGTVAALTAATAGQFVQEEVVGPLGQNVTATYGLLGNSNTAVIEMAAASGLQYVTDETHNPLIATTFGTGQLIISALNHGVDQIILGIGGSATNDGGAGMAQALGYQLLDQDNQELPFGGGQLGKLVRIDTSTVDPRLAQVKVVIASDVTNPLIGPTGASYVFGPQKGATPEMVAKLDSNLAHYAAVIKKAMQVDIANLPGTGAAGGLGGGLLAFTDAKMAQGIKIVIQFSGLQQKLRGADLVITGEGGIDYQTKFGKTPYGVALAAKQIMPKVPVIALAGNIGLGIAKLYNQDIINAIFATPIGAEALPAALRNAKRDVMMTAENIARLIKALVK, from the coding sequence ATGAAAATTGTGATTGCGCCAGATTCATTTAAGGGAAGCTTGACTGCTGCCGAAGTTGCTAATGCTATTAAACAGGGGATGCAGCCAATTTTGCCGCAAGCCGAATATGTACTTGTGCCAATGGCTGACGGTGGCGAGGGAACAGTAGCTGCCCTCACAGCCGCAACTGCTGGTCAGTTTGTTCAAGAAGAAGTTGTTGGACCGTTAGGGCAAAACGTAACGGCGACTTATGGCCTTCTTGGCAACTCTAATACTGCAGTAATTGAAATGGCAGCAGCTAGTGGGCTGCAATATGTCACTGATGAAACGCATAATCCATTAATTGCGACAACTTTTGGCACGGGGCAACTGATTATTAGTGCTTTGAATCACGGTGTGGATCAAATTATTTTGGGCATTGGCGGTTCAGCGACTAATGATGGTGGTGCGGGTATGGCCCAGGCACTAGGTTATCAATTATTGGATCAAGATAATCAGGAATTGCCTTTTGGTGGTGGCCAATTGGGTAAATTGGTTAGAATTGATACCAGTACAGTTGATCCCCGGCTGGCACAAGTGAAAGTTGTGATTGCCTCAGATGTGACTAATCCACTGATTGGTCCTACTGGAGCTAGTTATGTTTTTGGTCCGCAAAAAGGAGCAACACCGGAAATGGTTGCGAAGTTAGATAGTAATCTTGCACATTATGCGGCAGTTATCAAAAAGGCCATGCAGGTAGATATTGCAAATCTTCCGGGTACTGGTGCTGCCGGTGGTCTTGGTGGCGGGTTACTCGCTTTTACAGATGCAAAAATGGCTCAAGGAATTAAGATAGTTATTCAATTTAGTGGTTTACAACAAAAATTACGAGGTGCTGACTTGGTCATTACGGGTGAAGGTGGGATTGATTACCAGACGAAATTTGGTAAAACACCTTATGGTGTTGCTTTAGCAGCTAAACAGATCATGCCTAAGGTACCAGTTATTGCCCTTGCTGGCAATATTGGCCTAGGTATTGCTAAATTGTATAATCAGGATATAATTAATGCGATTTTTGCAACGCCAATAGGGGCGGAAGCTTTGCCTGCGGCACTTAGGAACGCTAAACGGGATGTCATGATGACAGCGGAAAATATCGCTCGTTTAATTAAAGCGCTGGTCAAATAA
- the citG gene encoding triphosphoribosyl-dephospho-CoA synthase CitG: MTNSITQNALRALLYEVATEPKPGLVDPHHSGPHPDMNIYTFIDSSLSLTQYLTDAVIIGRNFKQTDLRQMFFLLRQKGISAEKAMFTATEGINTHKGAIFALGIFTCAESYSQIQNTNLFTTIRHMCCGLVKHDLGNLHQPQTAGEQEFIKYGYGGARAEAEQGYPLVEKVALPFLKNSTGSLQVRLLDTLMKIATVANDSNLIKRAGNPQVINWLHQQAKTYLALGGYATPQGRKKLQELNQACLEHNYSLGGCADLLIVTIFVGLEQEIL, encoded by the coding sequence ATGACAAATTCAATCACTCAAAATGCATTGCGTGCACTTTTATACGAAGTCGCCACTGAACCCAAACCTGGTCTTGTTGATCCTCATCATTCTGGACCTCATCCCGACATGAATATTTATACCTTTATCGATAGCAGCTTAAGTTTAACGCAATATCTTACTGATGCCGTTATAATTGGTCGTAATTTTAAGCAGACCGACTTAAGACAGATGTTTTTTCTGTTACGACAAAAGGGAATTAGCGCTGAAAAAGCAATGTTTACGGCAACGGAAGGAATTAACACTCATAAAGGCGCAATCTTTGCCCTTGGTATTTTCACCTGTGCCGAAAGTTACAGTCAAATTCAAAATACTAACTTATTTACGACCATTCGCCACATGTGTTGCGGTTTGGTTAAACATGATTTAGGAAATCTGCACCAACCACAAACTGCTGGTGAACAAGAATTCATCAAATATGGTTATGGTGGCGCCAGAGCAGAAGCTGAACAAGGTTATCCACTCGTTGAAAAAGTAGCCTTACCATTCTTAAAAAATAGTACCGGCAGCTTGCAAGTCCGTTTGCTTGATACCCTCATGAAAATTGCTACCGTAGCTAACGATAGTAACTTAATTAAACGTGCTGGCAATCCACAAGTAATTAATTGGCTGCACCAACAAGCAAAAACATACCTAGCTTTAGGCGGTTATGCAACACCACAAGGCCGAAAAAAATTGCAGGAGCTTAATCAAGCATGTCTAGAGCACAATTATAGCTTAGGTGGCTGTGCTGATTTATTAATTGTGACTATTTTTGTTGGTTTAGAACAAGAAATTTTATAA
- a CDS encoding cytochrome b5 domain-containing protein — protein sequence MEKFTKESLAKFDGKNGNSAYVAIDGKVYDVTGNAHWTDGEHHGNLAGRDLTDEIAQAPHGKSVLAKLNQVGTYED from the coding sequence ATGGAGAAGTTCACAAAAGAATCTTTAGCAAAATTTGATGGTAAAAACGGCAACTCAGCTTACGTTGCAATTGATGGTAAAGTTTACGATGTTACCGGTAATGCTCACTGGACTGACGGTGAACACCACGGCAATTTAGCAGGTCGCGATCTGACTGATGAAATTGCTCAAGCACCTCACGGTAAAAGTGTTTTGGCTAAGTTAAACCAAGTTGGTACTTACGAAGACTAA
- a CDS encoding lysophospholipid acyltransferase family protein has protein sequence MIIGDNRERVIHNIKEAANQGNLNAKVEVGDPVLSLPERTELVNAFWHERQTLKGKLNNCIGHTFYSILTKIFTASTEFTGLEHLNELPQGGAIITANHFNQIDSLPIKRLASKTHHQLAIAIEDTNLKLPGILCYLMKYVGTIPLVKSTGYIKSTFPKHLHDALTQNNWVLIYPEQEMWWNYRKPRKLQRGAYYFAAKQNVPVISTFIELQTLPKLEKDHPNFYQTRYVVHVLPTIYPETSVDPNQDSKRMLKQDYQQKVATYEHIYHRNLDYTFTPWDIAGWRK, from the coding sequence ATGATCATTGGCGACAATCGCGAACGTGTAATTCACAATATTAAAGAAGCAGCTAATCAGGGTAACTTAAATGCTAAAGTTGAAGTTGGTGACCCCGTGCTCTCACTACCAGAACGCACAGAACTAGTTAACGCTTTCTGGCATGAGCGACAAACATTGAAAGGCAAGCTAAATAATTGCATCGGTCATACTTTTTATAGTATTTTAACCAAAATTTTTACTGCCTCCACCGAATTTACTGGGCTTGAGCATCTGAATGAACTGCCACAGGGCGGTGCTATTATCACGGCTAATCATTTTAATCAGATTGACTCACTGCCAATTAAACGCTTAGCTAGCAAAACACACCATCAGTTGGCAATTGCTATTGAAGATACTAACCTCAAACTGCCCGGAATTTTATGCTATTTGATGAAATATGTTGGTACCATCCCGTTAGTTAAAAGCACCGGCTACATCAAGAGTACTTTTCCTAAGCATCTTCATGATGCACTAACCCAAAATAATTGGGTACTTATCTATCCTGAACAAGAAATGTGGTGGAACTACCGAAAGCCGCGAAAATTGCAGCGTGGTGCCTACTATTTTGCAGCCAAACAAAATGTGCCGGTTATTTCTACCTTCATTGAATTACAAACTTTACCCAAATTAGAAAAAGATCACCCTAATTTTTACCAAACTAGGTATGTAGTCCATGTTTTACCCACAATTTATCCTGAAACTAGTGTTGATCCCAATCAAGATTCTAAGCGTATGCTGAAGCAAGATTATCAACAAAAAGTTGCGACATACGAACATATTTACCATCGTAACCTTGATTATACTTTTACCCCTTGGGACATTGCTGGTTGGCGTAAATAA
- a CDS encoding glycosyltransferase, with protein MNILFCGDHQAEDGILIAILSLLKNAGTDELHIYILTMYAQSYKKKFQPFSKHAADYLSSLLTTKNPQSTLKLIDCTGLFAKEPPLANMGTHFTPYAMLRLFADEIPQLPDKILYLDADVIVRRSLQKFYHQELNDAEFVGVLDYWGRFFFHNFHEHKTFDYINSGVLLLNLPKIKETRLFGRIRRLLQTKSVFMPDQTALNFYAQYKKIAPRRYNEQYKLKPDTVIQHFSTSFRFLPIFHTQTVKPWDVERVHKVLKLHEYDDILNRYLQLRGNLVQD; from the coding sequence ATCAGGCTGAGGACGGCATTCTAATTGCCATCCTTTCCTTATTAAAGAATGCTGGAACCGATGAGCTGCATATTTACATTCTAACAATGTATGCCCAAAGTTATAAAAAGAAGTTTCAGCCCTTCAGTAAGCATGCCGCTGATTATCTAAGTTCACTTTTAACTACCAAAAATCCGCAAAGCACTTTAAAACTAATCGATTGTACCGGCTTATTTGCCAAAGAGCCACCGTTAGCTAACATGGGCACCCATTTTACCCCCTATGCAATGCTCAGGTTGTTTGCTGATGAAATTCCACAATTACCAGATAAAATTTTGTATTTGGATGCCGACGTGATTGTACGGCGCAGCTTACAAAAATTCTATCATCAAGAGCTAAATGATGCTGAATTTGTTGGTGTTCTTGACTATTGGGGCCGGTTTTTCTTCCATAATTTTCACGAACATAAAACCTTCGACTATATCAATTCAGGTGTCTTATTACTCAATTTACCAAAAATTAAAGAAACTCGGCTCTTTGGCCGCATTCGGCGATTATTACAAACTAAAAGCGTTTTTATGCCAGACCAAACCGCTCTCAATTTTTACGCCCAATACAAAAAAATTGCACCAAGGCGTTATAATGAACAATATAAATTAAAACCTGACACTGTCATCCAGCACTTCTCAACTAGTTTTCGTTTTCTGCCCATTTTTCACACACAAACAGTTAAACCATGGGACGTTGAGCGAGTTCATAAGGTACTGAAGCTGCACGAATACGATGACATTTTGAACCGTTACTTGCAATTACGTGGTAACCTTGTTCAAGATTAA